Proteins from a genomic interval of Caulobacter rhizosphaerae:
- a CDS encoding endonuclease domain-containing protein, protein MDATANARCLRPNQTLAEKTLWKFVRNRRVGGFRFLRQVPIDRYFADFVCESGKLIVELDGPAHEGREDYDERRTQALELFGYAVLRFPNERVLADPVGVLDDVLAALRSGRL, encoded by the coding sequence TGCCTTCGCCCGAACCAGACCCTGGCCGAGAAAACCCTGTGGAAGTTCGTCCGCAACCGCCGAGTCGGCGGCTTCAGGTTCCTGCGACAAGTCCCGATCGACCGCTACTTCGCCGACTTCGTCTGCGAGTCGGGCAAGCTCATCGTCGAGCTGGACGGCCCCGCTCATGAAGGTCGCGAGGACTACGACGAACGCCGCACCCAGGCCCTGGAGCTATTCGGATATGCGGTGCTGAGATTCCCCAACGAACGGGTCCTGGCCGATCCCGTTGGCGTCCTCGACGACGTCCTGGCCGCGCTTCGATCGGGCAGGCTGTAA